Proteins from a single region of Coleofasciculus sp. FACHB-1120:
- a CDS encoding alpha/beta hydrolase-fold protein, which translates to MESSKQADFSATEGRLSSRPTRPTATATPGLHPLGLDGQRDGFIYVPKTYRADQPAPLVLMLHGAGGDSEGALNIVRHLADPFQTILLAVDSRRQTWDVIRSGYGADITFIDRALAQTFSRYAIAPNRVAIAGFSDGASYALSVGITNGDLFSHIIAFSPGFMAPAGQEGKPQVFISHGKGDTVLPIERCSRRIVPQLQRASYNVQYHEFNGPHAVPGAIARQAMEWFTQTAPKEN; encoded by the coding sequence ATGGAAAGTTCAAAGCAAGCTGATTTTTCCGCCACAGAAGGACGATTATCATCCCGCCCAACTCGCCCCACAGCAACCGCAACTCCCGGATTGCATCCCCTAGGACTGGACGGACAGCGGGATGGTTTCATCTATGTACCCAAAACCTATCGGGCAGACCAACCCGCCCCCCTAGTGTTGATGTTGCACGGAGCCGGAGGCGATTCAGAAGGGGCGCTTAATATCGTCCGCCATCTGGCAGATCCCTTCCAGACAATTTTGTTGGCAGTAGACTCGCGCCGACAAACTTGGGATGTTATTCGGAGTGGGTACGGTGCCGATATTACTTTTATTGACCGGGCGCTGGCACAAACCTTCAGCCGTTATGCGATCGCTCCAAACCGGGTAGCGATCGCAGGTTTCTCGGATGGGGCTTCCTACGCCCTCTCAGTTGGCATTACCAATGGCGACTTGTTTAGCCACATCATTGCCTTCTCACCGGGATTCATGGCTCCTGCGGGACAGGAAGGGAAGCCGCAGGTATTCATTTCTCATGGGAAGGGAGACACGGTGTTGCCGATTGAGCGATGCAGTCGCCGGATTGTGCCGCAGTTACAACGGGCAAGCTATAACGTGCAGTACCACGAGTTCAATGGCCCCCACGCGGTTCCAGGCGCGATCGCTCGGCAAGCAATGGAGTGGTTTACCCAAACAGCACCGAAGGAGAATTGA